From a region of the Bacillota bacterium genome:
- a CDS encoding Rpn family recombination-promoting nuclease/putative transposase, with translation MLNNRHDKGYKYLLSVKKVFVQLLKSFVRQDWVHKIDEDSVEQINRSFILQDFNGKEADLVYKVRIDGREVFFYMLSEEELLQLGNLIGAVFYINQKPRYDEIIMRLKKLVEQLNKMSKEDLKLFKVWLKNIATCGMTEEETGEIEKIIDENKEVDEMVYALEIVIRIVEKPYLA, from the coding sequence GTGTTGAATAACAGGCATGATAAGGGCTATAAATACCTTCTATCGGTAAAGAAGGTGTTTGTGCAGCTGTTAAAAAGCTTTGTGCGACAGGACTGGGTGCATAAAATTGACGAAGACAGTGTCGAGCAAATAAACAGGTCATTCATACTGCAGGATTTTAACGGGAAGGAAGCTGATTTGGTATACAAGGTCAGGATTGACGGAAGAGAAGTATTCTTTTATATGCTGAGTGAAGAGGAGCTGCTACAGCTTGGTAATTTAATCGGCGCAGTATTTTATATAAATCAGAAGCCTCGGTATGACGAAATAATTATGAGGCTAAAAAAACTGGTAGAGCAGTTAAATAAGATGAGCAAAGAGGATCTCAAGTTATTTAAGGTATGGCTTAAAAATATTGCAACGTGCGGGATGACAGAGGAAGAAACCGGGGAAATAGAAAAGATTATTGATGAGAACAAGGAGGTTGATGAAATGGTTTACGCCTTGGAGATAGTAATACGCATTGTAGAAAAACCATATTTGGCATAA